The following coding sequences lie in one Montipora foliosa isolate CH-2021 chromosome 11, ASM3666993v2, whole genome shotgun sequence genomic window:
- the LOC137974622 gene encoding tetratricopeptide repeat protein 28-like: protein MVDGKLETVEQQMLELAIAISVEDRYREGRAHFHLGTAYLNLPDYQQAIKKFSQALHIFIEIGCRAGEGSTYGNLGIAYLSLGNFKQAIEYYEKDLSIAKEVEDRAGEGSAYGNLGNAYRNLGDFKQALEYYKKHLSIAKEVGDRAEEGSAYGNLGNAYLSLGNFKQTIEYYEKDLSIAKEVGDRAAEGLAYGNLGNAYLRLGNFKQAIEYNEKHLSIAKEVGDRAGEGSANGNLGNAYRNLGKFKRALEYYEKHLSIAKEVGDRAGEGSAYGNLGNAYLSLGNFKQAIEYYEKHLSIAKEVGDRAGEGSAYGNLGNGYLSLGNFKQAIEYYEKHLSIAKEVGDRAGEGLAYGNLGNAYLSLGNFKPAIEYYEKHLSIAKEVGDRAREGQAYGNLGNAYLSLGNFKQAIEYYEKDLSIAKEVGDRAGEGSAYGNLGNAYRNLSNFKQALQYYEKHLSIAKEVGDRAGEGSAYENLGNGYLSLANFKQAIEYYEKHLSIAKEVGDRAGEGSAYGNLGNAYLRLGNFKQAIEYNEKHLSIAKKVGDRAGEGSAYGNLGNAYRNLGNFTQALEYYKKDLSIAKEVGDRAGEGSAYGNLGNGYLSLGNFKQAIEYYEKDLSIAKEVGDRAGEGSAYGNLGNAYLSLGNFKQAIEDYEKHLSIAKEVGDRAGEGSAYGNLGNAYRNLGNFKQAIEYYEKDLSIAKEVGDRAGEGSAYGSLGNGYLSLGNFKKAIENCEKHLSIAKEVGDRAGEGSAYGNLGNGYLSLGNFKQAIQYFEKRLSIAKEVGDRTGEGSAYGNLGTAYGNLGYFKEALEYHEHSLSIFKEIGNCLGEGMAWYLQGHDHEWLGFLSNALSCYRLSIKHFDKTRRSLKSEDEWKISFRDSYRLSYTALWRTLLKNGEIEEALYAAEEGRAQALMDILKDQYGTDFPSFSALAPNQTLTAALELLPSQAVFVALDHNKITFWVLGKDSKLSFRQNEIENGSADLLMESIFKGIGVRDGVRCENRSLDPLRRDLSYSKKIITEKTVLPSSSSVNSLQPLYDVLLGPIADLFQGNELIVVPDGPFCLAPYSALSESIRIRTVPSLTALNVIVGAREDFHSKTGALLVGDPWLKEVTNKKGEPILEQLPYAKHEVEMIGRLLQTTPLTGESATKSEVMKSMKSVALVHIAAHGCQETGEIALTPNTERKSPIPKEEDFILKMSDVQKISLRARLVVLSCCHSGRGEVKSEGVVGIARAFLCAGARSVLVSLWAIDDEATLLFMRSFYQHLVDGKSASTALQQAMKSFRESKQYCAIKHWAPFVLVGDDVTLDFPKK from the exons ATGGTAGATGGAAAGTTAGAAACTGTAGAGCAGCAAATGCTAGAGCTTGCCATTGCAATAAGTGTAGAAGACAGATATCGTGAAGGAAGGGCTCATTTTCATCTCGGCACTGCTTACCTCAACCTACCTGATTATCAACAGGCCATAAAAAAATTTTCACAAGCATTAcatattttcattgaaataggctgcagggctggggagggatcaacctatggaaatctgggaattgcgtatcttagtctaggtaattttaaacaagccattgagtactacgaaaaagatcttagtattgctaaagaagtagaggatagggctggggagggatcagcctatggaaatctaggaaatgcctatcgcaatctaggtgattttaaacaagcccttgagtactacaaaaaacatcttagtattgctaaagaagtaggggatagggctgaggagggatcagcctatggaaatctgggaaatgcctatcttagtctaggtaattttaaacaaaccattgagtactacgaaaaagatcttagtatcgctaaagaagtaggggatagggctgcaGAGGGattagcctatggaaatctgggaaatgcctatcttaggctaggtaattttaaacaagccattgagtacaacgaaaaacatcttagtattgctaaagaagtaggggatagggctggggagggatcagccaacggaaatctgggaaatgcctatcgcaatctaggtaaaTTTAAACGAGCccttgagtactacgaaaaacatcttagtattgctaaagaagtaggggatagggctggggagggatcagcctatggaaatctgggaaatgcctatcttagtctaggtaattttaagcaagccattgagtactacgaaaaacatcttagtattgctaaagaagtaggggatagggctggggaaggatcagcctatggaaatctgggaaatggctatcttagtctaggtaactttaaacaagccattgagtactacgaaaaacatcttagtattgctaaagaagtaggggatagggctggagaGGGattagcctatggaaatctgggaaatgcctatcttagtctaggtaattttaaaccagccattgagtactacgaaaaacatcttagtattgctaaagaagtaggggatagggctcgGGAGGGAcaagcctatggaaatctgggaaatgcctatcttagtctaggtaattttaaacaagccattgagtactatgaaaaagatcttagtattgctaaagaagtaggggatagggctggggagggatcagcctatggaaatctaggaaatgcctatcgcaatctaagtaattttaaacaagcccttcagtactacgaaaaacatcttagtattgctaaagaagtaggggatagggctggggagggatcagcctatgaaAATCTGGGAAATGGCTATCTTAGTCTAgctaattttaaacaagccattgagtactacgaaaaacatcttagtattgctaaagaagtaggggatagggctggagagggatcagcctatggaaatctgggaaatgcctatcttaggctaggtaattttaaacaagccattgagtacaacgaaaaacatcttagtattgctaaaaaagtaggggatagggctggggagggatcagcctatggaaatctgggaaatgcctatcgcaatctaggtaattttacaCAAGCCCTTGAGTACTacaaaaaagatcttagtattgctaaagaagtaggggatagggctggagagggatcagcctatggaaatctgggaaatggctatcttagtctaggtaattttaaacaagccattgagtactacgaaaaagatcttagtattgctaaagaagtaggggatagggctggggagggatcagcctatggaaatctgggaaatgcctatcttagtctaggtaattttaaacaagccattgaggactacgaaaaacatcttagtattgctaaagaagtgggggatagggctggggagggatcagcctatggaaatctgggaaatgcctatcgcaatctaggtaattttaaacaagccattgagtactacgaaaaagatcttagtattgctaaagaagtaggggatagggctggggaaggatcagcctatggaagtCTGGGAAATggctatcttagtctaggtaattttaaaaaagccattGAGAActgcgaaaaacatcttagtattgctaaagaagtaggggatagggctggggagggatcagcctatggaaatctgggaaatggctatcttagtctaggtaattttaaacaagccattcaGTACTTCGAAAAACgccttagtattgctaaagaagtaggggataggactggggagggatcagcctatggaaatctgggaactGCCTATGGCAATCTAGGTTATTTTAAGGAAGCCTTGGAGTACCATGAACACAGTCTTagtattttcaaggaaatcgGTAACTGTCTAGGAGAGGGAATGGCTTGGTATTTGCAAGGTCATGATCATGAATGGTTGGGTTTCTTGAGTAATGCACTTAGTTGCTATCGTTTaagtataaaacattttgataaAACAAGGCGTAGTCTGAAGTCAGAAGATGAATGGAAAATAAGTTTTCGTGATTCTTATCGCCTGTCATACACTGCTCTGTGGAGGacacttttgaagaatggagagattgaagaagctttgtaTGCAGCTGAGGAAGGTCGTGCACAGGCTTTGATGGATATTTTGAAAGATCAATACGGCACTGACTTTCCGTCATTTTCTGCACTTGCTCCGAATCAAACTCTTACAGCTGCATTAGAGCTTTTACCTTCACAAGCCGTTTTTGTGGCACTTGACCATAACAAGATCACGTTTTGGGTGCTAGGAAAAGACAGCAAGCTGAGCTTTCGGCAAAACGAAATCGAGAATGGAAGTGCTGATTTGTTGAtggaaagtattttcaaagggATCGGCGTAAGGGATGGTGTcagatgcgagaatcgttctTTGGATCCACTTCGCCGTGACCTGTCTTACAGCAAAAAAATTATCACTGAGAAAACAGTTCTACCATCCTCATCCTCAGTTAACTCTTTACAAccgttgtatgatgtcttactcgggccaattgcagacttgttccaaggaaatgagttgatcgttgttcccgatggaccattttgcttggctccataTTCTGCATTAAGTGAATCTATCAGGATCCGCACCGTTCCCTCGTTGACCGCTCTTAACGTGATCGTTGGTGCACGTGAAGACTTCCATAGTAAGACTGGAGCACTGCTTGTAGGTGATCCGTGGTTGAAAGAAGTTACTAACAAGAAAGGGGAGCCCATTTTGGAACAGCTTCCGTACGCAAAACATGAAGTAGAGATGATTGGACGACTTCTTCAGACAACACCGCTGACTGGAGAAAGTGCCACGAAATCTGAGGTGATGAAAAGTATGAAATCAGTTGCGTTAGTTCACATTGCAGCACATGGATGCCAAGAaacgggagaaattgctttaaCCCCAAATACCGAACGGAAATCGCCAATTCCCAAAGAGGAagacttcattttgaaaatgtcggatgttcagaaaatttctcttcgagcaagactagttgtgctgagctgttgtcacagtggccggggagaagtgaagtctgagggagtggtgggaattgcaagggctttcctttgtgctggagctcggtctgttttggtgtcactctgggcaattgatgacgAGGCAACGTTGCTGTTCATGAGGAGCTTCTACCAGCACCTGGTAGATGGAAAAAGCGCAAGTACAGCTCTTCAACAAGCAATGAAATCTTTTCGAGAGTCAAAGCAGTATTGCGCTATAaagcactgggcgccatttgtgctggttggcgatgatgtcacgcttgattttccaaaaaaatg a